One bacterium genomic region harbors:
- a CDS encoding outer membrane lipoprotein-sorting protein produces MIIKRTLLMVMALLIIVPTLGLSQEKISGLKIIENVYNRETGNDMQGDLTMSLINSRGDQRVRKIKQFIKDFGKMEKKIMFFVSPADVRNTSFMNWGYDEAGKNDDQWIYLPALKKVKRISSDSTSDYFMGSDFTYDDLGDRYPTDDTHKLVREEKTGDEDCYVVESISKNEEYMYSRTVSWIIKDKWISLKKDFYDEDGELLKTLTVKKYDKIGSYWTILASEMRNVQKDHTTKMELDNVKLDTGLSANKFTERMMKRGLK; encoded by the coding sequence ATGATTATTAAAAGAACACTACTCATGGTAATGGCACTGTTAATCATTGTGCCGACGCTGGGGCTTTCGCAAGAAAAAATAAGCGGCTTGAAGATTATTGAAAATGTTTACAATCGCGAAACCGGTAATGACATGCAAGGTGATCTGACCATGTCGCTTATTAATTCCCGTGGTGATCAACGCGTGAGAAAAATTAAACAGTTTATTAAGGATTTTGGAAAAATGGAAAAGAAAATCATGTTTTTTGTTTCGCCGGCGGATGTGCGCAACACTTCTTTCATGAATTGGGGCTACGACGAGGCCGGCAAAAATGATGATCAGTGGATTTATCTGCCGGCTTTGAAAAAAGTAAAACGCATTTCCAGTGACAGTACCAGTGATTATTTTATGGGATCTGATTTCACGTATGATGATTTGGGTGATCGCTATCCGACCGATGATACCCATAAACTGGTGCGTGAGGAAAAAACGGGGGATGAAGATTGCTATGTTGTGGAAAGTATTTCCAAAAATGAAGAGTATATGTACTCGCGGACTGTTTCCTGGATCATTAAAGACAAATGGATCAGTCTTAAAAAAGATTTTTATGATGAAGACGGTGAATTGCTGAAAACACTGACCGTAAAAAAATATGATAAAATCGGGAGCTATTGGACAATACTGGCAAGTGAAATGCGTAATGTTCAGAAAGACCATACGACAAAAATGGAACTGGATAATGTTAAACTGGACACAGGACTTTCGGCGAACAAGTTTACGGAACGAATGATGAAAAGAGGTTTGAAATGA
- a CDS encoding MMPL family transporter produces the protein MEKIFNKLLERPKTVLVLILITSIAFFAVMKSNTRMETDLDKYMPQSHPAFVYSNQAEEWFDIKDGIIIAVENPDGIYNTGTIQKIKQLTKTLQKMKEINKNDVTSLYTADNIIGTQEGMDVKAFFKRTPKTEEALEQLRSNVRNNEMIFGRLVSIDETVTIIVAEIEDDVFSQEFYHQILEVSKSFEGPEKVYVAGRPIVEGNLAMLGPADMKRMVPIVILVIVVVLLIVLRSFKSTFFTLLVVLFSVVWSFGLMAAVGIPIYAVSTMLPVMLIAIGVAYGIHLYNHLHLFMIKNPIASRKEAVLDMIQGMWKPVLMTSVTTAVGFISLLTSQIYPIKYFGMFTAFGVMMAMVFSLVLIPASVMVFGLPQWKKKQEKSNENKHNDNLTFSERIIKYKYITIVLTAVIIVFSVIGIGKIWINSSFLEKFEKDSEIVITDKFINENFGGTSTLNVIFDSKDKDAFKNPDILKAIDKLQDDVVGTLDVVGNSFALTDYLKRMNKVMHADKEKYNVIPESQELIAQYLLLYEMSGDPENLWKVVNYDYQKANLTFQLKSDNSKAINSAIAIIEKHMPAFNAKNVELKYAGSGYKSLVFTDLILKGQVTSLLMSLVIIIILLSLMFKNIMAGLIGAVPVVITAVISFGVMGLLNIPLSTTTALVSSIAIGIGIDYAVHFIDRYKISAAETGDKVLAGQYTMQHTGRAIVFNAIVVIAGFLVLLFSGFPSNRALGALVSLNMFTSFLGTVTIMYLVLFGSNIYFKKNGGLK, from the coding sequence ATGGAAAAAATATTCAATAAACTGCTGGAGAGGCCCAAGACGGTTTTGGTTTTAATTCTAATTACTTCGATCGCCTTTTTTGCAGTCATGAAATCAAATACACGCATGGAGACCGATCTGGATAAATATATGCCTCAGAGCCATCCGGCATTTGTGTACAGCAACCAGGCTGAAGAATGGTTTGATATTAAAGACGGCATCATTATTGCTGTTGAAAATCCGGATGGAATTTACAACACCGGAACTATTCAGAAAATAAAGCAATTGACCAAAACATTACAAAAGATGAAAGAGATCAATAAGAACGATGTTACGTCGCTGTACACAGCGGATAATATTATTGGTACCCAAGAGGGTATGGACGTAAAAGCATTTTTTAAGCGTACACCGAAAACAGAGGAAGCATTGGAGCAACTTCGTTCCAATGTCCGCAATAATGAGATGATTTTCGGGCGATTGGTATCAATCGATGAAACAGTGACCATCATTGTTGCTGAAATTGAAGATGATGTTTTTTCTCAGGAATTTTATCACCAGATTTTGGAAGTAAGCAAATCTTTTGAAGGACCTGAAAAAGTATATGTGGCCGGCCGTCCAATTGTGGAAGGCAACCTGGCGATGCTGGGTCCGGCTGATATGAAACGCATGGTCCCGATTGTTATTTTGGTTATTGTCGTGGTTCTTCTGATTGTTTTGCGAAGCTTCAAGAGTACCTTTTTCACATTGTTGGTGGTTTTGTTCAGTGTGGTTTGGTCGTTTGGGCTCATGGCGGCAGTGGGTATTCCGATCTATGCGGTTTCAACCATGCTCCCGGTCATGCTCATCGCCATTGGCGTGGCCTATGGAATCCATTTGTATAATCATCTCCACCTTTTTATGATTAAAAATCCGATTGCTTCCAGAAAAGAAGCGGTGTTGGATATGATTCAGGGGATGTGGAAACCGGTACTCATGACGTCGGTGACCACGGCGGTGGGTTTTATTTCATTGCTGACTTCGCAAATTTATCCAATTAAATATTTTGGGATGTTCACAGCTTTTGGTGTGATGATGGCAATGGTGTTTTCGTTGGTATTGATTCCCGCATCAGTGATGGTTTTTGGTTTACCCCAATGGAAGAAAAAGCAGGAAAAAAGTAACGAAAACAAACATAACGACAATTTGACATTTTCAGAGAGGATTATTAAATACAAATATATAACCATTGTTTTAACAGCGGTTATTATTGTTTTTTCGGTCATTGGCATTGGAAAAATATGGATCAATTCCAGTTTTTTGGAAAAATTTGAAAAAGACAGTGAAATTGTGATAACGGATAAGTTTATTAATGAAAATTTTGGCGGCACATCTACGCTGAACGTTATTTTTGATTCCAAAGATAAGGATGCCTTTAAAAATCCGGACATTCTTAAGGCTATTGATAAATTGCAGGACGATGTTGTCGGAACATTGGATGTTGTGGGTAATTCATTCGCTTTGACTGATTATTTAAAGCGGATGAATAAAGTCATGCATGCTGACAAAGAAAAGTACAATGTTATCCCTGAATCGCAAGAGCTGATTGCCCAGTATTTACTGCTTTATGAAATGTCAGGGGACCCGGAAAACTTGTGGAAGGTTGTGAATTATGATTACCAAAAAGCTAATTTGACATTTCAATTGAAAAGCGATAACTCCAAGGCGATTAATAGTGCTATCGCGATCATTGAAAAACATATGCCGGCATTTAACGCGAAAAATGTTGAGCTTAAATATGCCGGATCCGGTTATAAAAGCCTGGTATTTACCGACTTGATTTTAAAGGGGCAAGTTACCAGTCTGTTAATGTCTCTGGTGATTATTATTATTTTGCTTTCCTTAATGTTTAAAAATATTATGGCAGGCTTAATTGGTGCAGTGCCGGTTGTGATTACAGCCGTCATTAGCTTTGGGGTGATGGGATTGCTGAATATTCCCTTGTCCACAACCACGGCCTTGGTTTCCAGCATCGCCATCGGTATTGGTATTGATTACGCGGTTCATTTTATAGATCGCTACAAGATTTCCGCGGCCGAAACAGGCGACAAGGTATTGGCCGGTCAGTATACGATGCAGCATACCGGCAGGGCAATTGTGTTTAATGCGATTGTGGTGATTGCGGGATTTTTAGTGCTGCTGTTTTCCGGATTTCCGTCAAATCGTGCATTGGGTGCATTGGTTTCCTTGAATATGTTTACAAGTTTCCTGGGGACAGTGACGATTATGTATCTGGTGCTATTTGGCTCGAATATTTATTTCAAAAAAAATGGAGGCTTAAAATGA
- a CDS encoding 4Fe-4S binding protein: MLGVPLKFLKSLGFLFVMVLPFLVGNVLIAAADAGLSGTVMVDSNNTGDEFVNSGGDDEFSSMEFDEEFNDSGAESAPAESVSYSKMYWALLVVVMTILSGIMVRFKFTRRFKGVMLLFSLVVLGFYHGGGACMISSFQNTWLMLIGVKIEWQSLLWFLVLIPLTYIFGQVWCGWACHLGAFQEFLMLPGKLRLFQSARAQKIMGIIRTVVLVVLLTQLFITHTNIYKHYGPFKVAFNLFSPNLIGYILLGVLLLSSLFIYRPFCRSICPIGLILGWIAKIPGASILGINQTCISCTSCNTSCQVNAITRSPEKISHLDNQDCIVCGDCLDACPKSSISFYRKGNEHHVKIKMQKSK; the protein is encoded by the coding sequence ATGTTGGGTGTACCCTTAAAATTTCTTAAGTCACTTGGCTTCTTATTTGTTATGGTTCTTCCCTTTCTTGTGGGCAATGTGCTGATCGCTGCTGCTGACGCCGGTCTATCAGGAACCGTGATGGTTGACAGCAATAATACGGGGGATGAATTTGTCAATTCGGGCGGCGATGATGAATTCAGCTCAATGGAATTTGATGAGGAATTCAACGATAGCGGTGCAGAATCAGCGCCTGCTGAATCGGTGAGCTACTCCAAAATGTATTGGGCATTACTGGTTGTGGTGATGACAATTTTGTCAGGGATTATGGTGCGGTTCAAATTCACCCGCCGTTTCAAAGGGGTCATGCTGCTGTTTTCCCTGGTAGTGTTGGGGTTTTATCACGGTGGCGGTGCTTGCATGATCTCCAGTTTCCAAAATACCTGGCTGATGTTGATTGGCGTAAAAATAGAATGGCAAAGTCTTTTGTGGTTTCTGGTGCTGATTCCGCTGACCTATATTTTTGGACAGGTGTGGTGCGGTTGGGCCTGTCATTTGGGCGCTTTCCAGGAATTTCTTATGCTGCCGGGTAAATTAAGATTATTTCAAAGTGCTCGGGCGCAAAAAATTATGGGAATCATTCGGACAGTTGTGCTGGTTGTTTTACTGACACAGTTGTTTATAACCCATACAAATATTTATAAACATTATGGGCCGTTTAAGGTGGCTTTTAATTTGTTTTCTCCTAATCTGATCGGTTACATTTTATTAGGCGTACTGTTGCTTAGTTCTTTGTTCATTTACCGCCCATTTTGTCGGAGTATTTGTCCGATCGGCTTGATTTTGGGTTGGATTGCAAAAATTCCCGGGGCCAGTATTTTGGGGATTAATCAGACCTGCATAAGTTGTACCAGCTGCAACACCAGCTGCCAAGTCAATGCGATTACCCGCAGTCCGGAAAAAATCAGTCATTTGGATAATCAGGATTGTATTGTCTGTGGAGATTGCCTCGATGCTTGTCCAAAATCGAGTATTTCATTTTATCGAAAAGGAAATGAACATCATGTTAAAATTAAAATGCAAAAATCTAAGTAG
- a CDS encoding TetR/AcrR family transcriptional regulator: MLIYTLRQQQIMTTAIELIAEQGIQHLTMKNIAQCLEISEPAIYRHFTNKTGMLMATVKQFGQYNQEIFEQLATKSGDIPAMLKNIFCGHAEMFDRHPALAAVTFSEEIFQNEKKVTAQVLAMKQANEKKILKIIRQGQDQGTVRADLPAEHLMILIMGPMRLLVRKWRLAKCGFDIKKSAQALWQSLAVVLKNKEDAI; this comes from the coding sequence TTGTTAATTTATACTCTGCGGCAACAACAAATCATGACAACGGCGATTGAATTGATTGCGGAACAGGGCATTCAGCATCTTACGATGAAAAATATTGCGCAATGCCTGGAAATATCCGAACCGGCGATATACCGGCATTTTACGAATAAAACCGGGATGCTGATGGCAACAGTGAAACAGTTTGGTCAGTATAACCAGGAGATATTTGAACAGCTCGCAACCAAATCTGGAGATATTCCGGCCATGTTGAAAAACATATTTTGTGGTCATGCAGAAATGTTTGACCGGCACCCGGCGCTGGCGGCAGTGACATTTTCGGAAGAAATTTTTCAGAATGAAAAAAAAGTAACTGCGCAGGTGTTGGCGATGAAACAGGCGAATGAAAAAAAGATATTGAAAATTATCCGGCAGGGACAAGATCAAGGAACTGTCCGGGCTGACTTGCCGGCAGAACATTTGATGATCCTCATTATGGGACCAATGCGGTTACTGGTCAGAAAATGGCGGCTGGCAAAATGCGGTTTTGATATTAAAAAATCCGCACAGGCACTGTGGCAAAGTTTGGCAGTGGTACTAAAAAATAAGGAAGACGCAATTTAG